A region from the Streptosporangium sp. NBC_01756 genome encodes:
- a CDS encoding peptidylprolyl isomerase — protein sequence MSGEDRQSRLAQEHKERQAQRAEQATKTKRNIFIGAGAAVVVVAGGVIAATTLIGGNSEGSTSAAESSPTASASSALPTTPIAPTAPADASKVSCSYRKDTSGSPAKKVGMPPGKPNLKLKTMTITTNHGAIVIDLATAQAPCSVNSLAFLAKKNFYDDTKCHRLATPENSGLAMLQCGDPQAKADGKNPTDGQGSSGYVFNDENLGGIPFTKGTVALAQPQEAANQNGSQFWFSLGDETAQLGPDYTPFGVVSKGMDILDKVYKGGWITNPDDITGDGGSNAPKIPVVIKDVKLS from the coding sequence GTGAGCGGCGAAGACCGCCAGAGTCGACTGGCGCAGGAGCACAAGGAGCGTCAGGCCCAGCGTGCTGAGCAGGCGACCAAGACGAAGCGGAACATCTTCATCGGTGCCGGCGCCGCAGTGGTGGTCGTCGCCGGCGGCGTGATCGCCGCCACGACCCTGATCGGGGGGAACAGCGAGGGCAGCACATCCGCGGCCGAGAGCTCACCGACCGCGTCGGCGTCCTCGGCTCTGCCGACGACGCCGATCGCGCCCACCGCTCCGGCCGACGCGTCCAAGGTGAGCTGCTCCTATCGCAAGGACACCAGCGGCAGCCCGGCCAAGAAGGTGGGCATGCCGCCGGGCAAGCCCAACCTGAAGTTGAAGACCATGACGATCACCACCAACCACGGTGCCATCGTGATCGACCTGGCGACGGCCCAGGCCCCCTGCTCGGTGAACTCCCTCGCGTTCCTGGCCAAGAAGAACTTCTACGACGACACCAAGTGCCACCGCCTGGCCACCCCGGAGAACTCGGGCCTGGCCATGCTCCAGTGCGGCGACCCGCAGGCCAAGGCCGACGGCAAGAACCCCACCGACGGGCAGGGCAGCTCGGGTTACGTCTTCAACGACGAGAACCTCGGCGGCATACCCTTCACCAAGGGCACGGTCGCGCTGGCGCAGCCGCAGGAGGCGGCCAACCAGAACGGCAGCCAGTTCTGGTTCTCGCTCGGTGACGAGACGGCGCAGCTGGGGCCGGACTACACGCCCTTCGGCGTCGTCTCCAAGGGTATGGACATCCTCGACAAGGTCTACAAGGGCGGCTGGATCACCAACCCCGACGACATCACCGGTGACGGCGGCTCCAACGCCCCCAAGATCCCTGTGGTCATCAAGGACGTGAAGCTCTCCTGA
- a CDS encoding replication-associated recombination protein A codes for MDSLFDSAAEEAHRGHEPLAVRMRPRGLDEVIGQRHLLGPGTPLRRLVEAEAPMSLFLWGPPGTGKTTLAYVVAGVTERRFVEVSAVSAGVKEVRAAIEQARRELGMSGRQTVLFVDEVHRFNKAQQDALLPAVENRWVTFIGATTENPFFSVISPLLSRSLLLTLESLSEDDIRTVLERAVTDPRGLDGKAKLAPEAAEHLIRLAGGDARRSLTYLEAAALIADGEITVEVVERAVDKAAVRYDRQGDQHYDVISGFIKSMRGSDADAALHYLARMIEAGEDPRFIARRIVIFASEDVGMADPTCLQIAVAAAQAVEFIGLPEGRLNLAQAVIHCSLAPKSNAVINAIGAASEDVRRGAIGHVPDHLRDAHYPGAKKLGHGKGYKYPHDFEHGLVRQDYAPEELRDRRYYQPTRHGAEAGFADRWSRIRAFLRGR; via the coding sequence GTGGACAGCCTGTTCGACTCGGCGGCCGAAGAGGCCCATCGCGGCCATGAGCCCCTGGCGGTGCGGATGCGCCCGCGCGGCCTGGACGAGGTGATCGGCCAGCGTCATCTGCTGGGGCCGGGCACGCCGCTGCGCAGGCTCGTCGAGGCCGAGGCGCCGATGTCGCTGTTCCTGTGGGGTCCGCCCGGCACCGGCAAGACCACCCTGGCCTATGTGGTCGCGGGCGTCACCGAACGCCGCTTCGTCGAGGTCTCCGCCGTGTCCGCGGGTGTCAAGGAGGTCCGCGCCGCTATCGAGCAGGCCCGGCGCGAGCTGGGCATGTCCGGCCGCCAGACGGTGCTGTTCGTCGACGAGGTGCACCGTTTCAACAAGGCCCAGCAGGACGCCCTGCTGCCCGCGGTGGAGAACCGCTGGGTCACCTTCATCGGCGCCACCACCGAGAACCCGTTCTTCTCCGTCATCTCGCCCCTGCTGTCGCGCTCGCTGCTGCTGACCCTGGAGTCGCTGTCGGAGGACGACATCCGGACGGTGCTGGAACGCGCCGTCACCGACCCGCGCGGCCTGGACGGGAAGGCGAAGCTGGCGCCCGAGGCCGCCGAGCATCTGATCCGCCTGGCCGGGGGGGACGCCCGCAGGTCGCTCACCTATCTGGAGGCCGCCGCGCTCATCGCCGACGGTGAGATCACCGTCGAGGTGGTCGAGCGCGCGGTGGACAAGGCGGCCGTCCGCTACGACAGACAGGGCGACCAGCACTACGACGTGATCAGCGGCTTCATCAAGAGCATGCGCGGCTCCGACGCCGACGCCGCGCTGCACTACCTCGCCCGGATGATCGAGGCGGGGGAGGACCCCCGGTTCATCGCGCGCCGGATCGTCATCTTCGCCTCCGAGGACGTCGGGATGGCCGACCCGACATGTCTGCAGATCGCGGTGGCCGCGGCCCAGGCGGTGGAGTTCATCGGCCTGCCCGAGGGACGGCTCAACCTGGCCCAGGCGGTCATCCACTGCTCCCTGGCCCCCAAGTCCAACGCGGTGATCAACGCCATCGGCGCCGCCTCGGAGGACGTACGGCGCGGCGCCATCGGCCACGTCCCCGACCACCTGCGCGACGCCCACTACCCCGGGGCCAAGAAGCTCGGCCACGGCAAGGGCTACAAATACCCCCACGACTTCGAACACGGCCTGGTCCGCCAGGACTACGCTCCCGAGGAGTTGCGGGACCGCCGCTACTACCAGCCCACCCGCCACGGTGCCGAGGCGGGCTTCGCCGACCGCTGGTCGAGGATCCGCGCCTTCCTCCGCGGCCGGTAG
- a CDS encoding DUF948 domain-containing protein, with translation MLSAGEVAGLIVAMAWAILVCFLAVVLVKLARLLTETTKMVSELSERVVPLLEDATIAVGEANRQLVAVEAIAMDVKQVSGHVAKVSDVTQTLVTGPLIKLAALSHGIRQALRVRGRSNPRMLERRRR, from the coding sequence ATGCTTAGCGCGGGAGAGGTCGCCGGACTGATCGTGGCCATGGCGTGGGCGATCCTGGTCTGCTTTCTGGCTGTGGTCCTGGTCAAGCTGGCACGGCTGCTCACCGAGACGACCAAGATGGTCTCGGAGCTGAGCGAGCGCGTCGTGCCGCTGCTGGAGGACGCCACGATCGCCGTCGGCGAGGCCAATCGCCAGCTCGTCGCCGTCGAGGCCATCGCCATGGACGTCAAACAGGTCAGCGGGCACGTCGCCAAGGTCAGTGACGTCACCCAGACCCTGGTCACCGGACCGCTGATCAAGCTCGCGGCACTGAGCCACGGCATCCGGCAGGCGCTGCGCGTCCGCGGCAGGTCCAACCCGCGGATGCTGGAGAGGCGGCGGCGATGA
- the alaS gene encoding alanine--tRNA ligase yields MESAEIARRFLRFFEERGHTAVPSASLVAEDPTLLLVPAGMVPFKPYFLGQQKPPYRRATSVQKCVRTPDIEEVGKTTRHATFFQMLGNFSFGDYFKEQAIPLAWELLTKPESEGGFGFPEDRLWVTVYQDDDEAYDLWHEKVGVPAERIQRRGLEDNYWHMGVPGPGGPCSEIYYDRGPEYGRDGGPVADENRYLEVWNNVFMQFQLSAVRSKVDFDVAGELPARSVDTGMGLERMAAILQGVDNIYEIDTTYKILDRAAELTKTRYGRDERADVSLRVIADHVRTGVMLVADGVLPSNEGRGYVLRRILRRAIRNLRLLGAGEERYMHELTAVTIDVMGEQYPELKADAPQIHGVIDAEEASFLGTLRTGTAIFDVAVEETKRKGAGTLAGEQAFQLHDTYGFPIDLTLEMASEQGLQVDEEGFRRLMKEQRDRAKADAAAKKTGNADISVFGQILEKTGRVEFLGYDQVTAEAEVIGLLVGGAPVPAAGAGTEVEVVLGRTPFYAEGGGQLADQGVIRTDGAEVEIMDVQSPVSGVVVHRGKVRAGEIRVGDSAQAEIDVERRRAISRSHTATHLVHRGFRNALGETAAQAGSENSPGRFRFDFTAAGAVAPSMLRDVEDEVNAILINDLTVNAFHTSQAEARAMGALALFGEKYGETVRIVEVGDYSRELCGGTHVSSSGQLGLVKVLGEASIGAGVRRVEALVGLDAFRFLARESLLVAQLSEQLKARREELPERIEGIVTRLRTAEKELDGLRSAQVLASAGEIAAGARDLHGVSVVTHSAPDGTSPDDLRKLALDVRGRLPGDRAAVVVVAGVPADRPVVVAAVNEPGRDRGLKAGRLVGVAAKALGGGGGGKDDVAQGGGVRPEAVGDALGAVEQAIEQTLV; encoded by the coding sequence ATGGAGTCGGCAGAGATCGCCCGCCGCTTCCTGCGCTTCTTCGAGGAGCGTGGGCACACAGCCGTGCCCTCGGCCAGCCTGGTAGCCGAGGACCCGACACTGCTTCTGGTCCCCGCGGGCATGGTGCCGTTCAAGCCCTACTTCCTGGGCCAGCAGAAGCCGCCCTACCGCCGGGCCACCAGCGTCCAGAAGTGCGTGCGCACCCCCGACATCGAAGAGGTCGGCAAGACCACCAGGCACGCCACGTTCTTCCAGATGCTCGGCAACTTCTCCTTCGGCGACTACTTCAAGGAGCAGGCGATCCCGCTCGCCTGGGAGCTGCTGACCAAGCCCGAGTCCGAGGGCGGCTTCGGCTTCCCCGAGGACCGGCTCTGGGTCACCGTCTACCAGGACGACGACGAGGCCTACGACCTGTGGCACGAAAAGGTCGGCGTCCCCGCCGAGCGCATCCAGCGGCGCGGCCTCGAGGACAACTACTGGCACATGGGCGTGCCGGGCCCCGGCGGGCCGTGCTCGGAGATCTACTACGACCGCGGCCCCGAGTACGGCAGGGACGGCGGGCCCGTCGCCGACGAGAACCGCTATCTCGAGGTGTGGAACAACGTCTTCATGCAGTTCCAGCTCAGTGCGGTCCGCAGCAAGGTGGACTTCGACGTCGCGGGCGAGCTGCCCGCCAGGAGCGTCGACACCGGCATGGGCCTGGAACGCATGGCGGCGATCCTGCAGGGCGTCGACAACATCTACGAGATCGACACCACCTACAAGATCCTCGACCGGGCCGCCGAGCTCACCAAGACACGCTACGGCCGCGACGAGCGCGCCGACGTCTCGCTGCGGGTCATCGCCGACCACGTCCGGACCGGCGTGATGCTCGTCGCCGACGGCGTGCTGCCCTCCAACGAGGGCCGGGGCTACGTGCTGCGCCGCATCCTGCGCCGGGCCATCCGCAACCTGCGCCTGCTGGGCGCGGGCGAGGAACGCTACATGCACGAGCTCACCGCGGTGACCATCGACGTGATGGGCGAGCAGTACCCCGAGCTCAAGGCCGACGCCCCGCAGATCCACGGCGTCATCGACGCCGAGGAGGCCTCCTTCCTGGGCACTCTCCGCACCGGCACCGCGATCTTCGACGTGGCCGTGGAGGAGACCAAGCGCAAGGGGGCGGGCACGCTCGCCGGAGAGCAGGCCTTCCAGCTTCACGACACCTACGGCTTCCCGATCGACCTCACCCTGGAGATGGCCTCCGAGCAGGGGCTTCAGGTCGACGAGGAGGGCTTCCGCCGGTTGATGAAGGAGCAGCGCGACCGGGCCAAGGCCGACGCCGCCGCCAAGAAGACCGGCAACGCCGACATCTCGGTGTTCGGCCAGATCCTCGAGAAGACCGGCAGGGTCGAGTTCCTCGGCTACGACCAGGTGACCGCCGAGGCCGAGGTCATCGGCCTCCTCGTCGGCGGCGCCCCGGTCCCGGCCGCGGGCGCCGGCACCGAGGTCGAGGTCGTGCTGGGCCGCACGCCGTTCTACGCCGAGGGCGGTGGACAGCTCGCCGACCAGGGCGTCATCCGCACGGACGGGGCCGAGGTGGAGATCATGGACGTGCAGTCCCCGGTCTCCGGTGTCGTCGTGCACCGCGGGAAGGTCCGCGCCGGTGAGATCCGGGTGGGCGACTCGGCCCAGGCCGAGATCGACGTCGAGCGACGCCGCGCCATCTCCCGCAGCCACACCGCCACCCACCTGGTGCACCGCGGCTTCCGCAACGCGCTGGGTGAGACGGCCGCGCAGGCCGGCTCGGAGAACTCGCCGGGTCGTTTCCGCTTCGACTTCACCGCCGCCGGCGCCGTCGCGCCCAGTATGCTTCGCGACGTCGAGGACGAGGTCAACGCCATTCTGATCAACGACCTCACGGTCAACGCCTTCCACACCTCCCAGGCCGAGGCCCGGGCGATGGGCGCGCTGGCCCTGTTCGGTGAGAAGTACGGCGAGACCGTCCGCATCGTCGAGGTCGGCGACTACTCCCGTGAGCTCTGCGGCGGCACCCACGTCTCCAGTTCCGGCCAGCTCGGCCTGGTCAAGGTGCTGGGTGAGGCTTCGATCGGTGCGGGCGTTCGCCGGGTGGAGGCCCTGGTCGGCCTGGACGCGTTCCGCTTCCTGGCCCGCGAGAGCCTGCTCGTCGCCCAGCTGTCGGAACAGCTCAAGGCCCGCCGCGAGGAGCTGCCCGAGCGGATCGAGGGCATCGTCACCCGGCTGCGCACCGCGGAGAAGGAGCTGGACGGGCTCCGCTCCGCCCAGGTGCTCGCATCGGCGGGTGAAATAGCGGCGGGCGCCCGCGACCTGCACGGGGTCTCCGTCGTGACGCACAGCGCGCCTGATGGCACCTCCCCCGACGACCTGCGTAAGCTCGCCCTCGATGTGCGCGGCCGGCTCCCGGGAGACCGGGCTGCGGTCGTCGTCGTCGCCGGTGTGCCGGCCGACCGGCCCGTCGTCGTCGCCGCGGTCAACGAGCCGGGGCGTGACCGGGGCCTGAAGGCGGGCCGGCTCGTCGGCGTCGCCGCCAAGGCACTCGGCGGTGGCGGTGGCGGTAAGGATGACGTCGCCCAGGGTGGTGGAGTCCGTCCTGAGGCGGTTGGCGACGCGCTTGGCGCCGTCGAGCAGGCGATCGAGCAGACGCTCGTCTGA